TGCTGGGCCTTCACCATTGATGATCTGGATGCTGCCGTGGCCACAGCCGTCGAAGGCGGGATGGACGTCGTCTTCACGGCGCTGACATGTGCACCATGGGCGAGGCCAGGATCGCTGCGACTCGCAGCAATCCCGTCGCCCTCATCCATCTGTCCACGCAATATTGAGGAACCATCCCGGCACTGCCAACCAGCGCCGGGATGCCTTCATTTTCACTCAGCCGCCATGGCGTGGCTGGGGCGCGGATCTTCGCTAACCGAATTGGTCCAGGCCCATTCGCCCGGCTTAGGCGGATTGGTGATGCCCAGTTCCTCCCGAATATCCGTCACCTGCCAGTCGAGATAGTCGCGATAGGGCACGATGAATAACGGGTATTTCCAGTTCCGGCCCTGGGCAGCCCCGATATCTTCCGCATCCAGTTCGATCTTCACCGCCTCGGGATAGAAAAGGCCACTCTTCATCATGGTCTTGGCGCGCAGATAGGAACTCACCCGGTTGAAGAAGGACGCCAGTTCAGGGACGAAATATTGATAGATTGCCCGCATGTTCGCGGCGAGCAACGCAATTTCCCCGGCATGATTGGTTTCAAAGCCCGTGATCATATGTTCGATGTCATGGGTATGGGTCCGTTCCTTCATATAAAAATCAAAATCAGTCTTGATTTCCATACCCTGGAAAAA
This window of the Sphingobium sp. EM0848 genome carries:
- a CDS encoding Coq4 family protein gives rise to the protein MENDIASRVSSADFAYYNGGESPHKTESSVLISSSPYLNHPQLRGLIAQEMLRRNGAELPNTAYIPDVVKILMELENWPRIFQLFEEEKARLPEFKAWLEGRKISLFKKDELEGAKPGTLRAVIYDFVVNSGYNMDHFFQGMEIKTDFDFYMKERTHTHDIEHMITGFETNHAGEIALLAANMRAIYQYFVPELASFFNRVSSYLRAKTMMKSGLFYPEAVKIELDAEDIGAAQGRNWKYPLFIVPYRDYLDWQVTDIREELGITNPPKPGEWAWTNSVSEDPRPSHAMAAE